The window TTGAACAGATCAGTAAAACTGATGGCTATGTTTGTACTGAtgctactaaaaaaaataatcttaggAGCAcctgaattttgttttaaattgtaaCTTTCTAAAACTCTAACTTGCTGACACACTAGTCATAGACACCCTTTAGAAGACAAACTACAAGTGGAACATGCCATCATGGCATGGAAGTGCTCATCTGCACCTGAGTTACAAAGGAAGTTATCACTGTAAACTAAAAGGAGGAAACATTGTCCCAAATACATTCCCCATCTGCCCCAGTTTCTGAGAGCTTGTctcaggcagcagctgtgaTGAATGTGAAAGAACAGGTGGATTCTACCAAAATAACGtactacagaaaatacagacaCAGCAGGGTTTTGAAGACCTATTTTTACAGCAGTTCTTCAGTGCGAATTGTGATAACCCCATGCTAGCTTGTACTTCACACCTCTTAAAACATCTCACTGCTGTCAGCATAAACAGCACTACCTGCTGATTTCACACCTTTCCTACTGCAAGACAGAATGGAATTCTTGTACAAACCCAGTTGTAACATTAGAGCTGAACTGTGCAACTTTCTTATTCTGCCTTCTAAATGCCTGCAGTAGCGAGTGTTAAGAGCTGTGCTAAATgtcaacccaaaccactgctGGAGGCTTTGACTGCCAGCGTCATCCACCATTTCCAGCACATGTAATAATAAAGCATACAAATAGCAAAGCTAGCAGAACTGCAGTCAGGTTTGGTTGTTATAAATGTGTTTCTAATTTCCAGATAACcacaaaataaaccccacatGGGCAGACACATCTATTATATACTTGCCTCAAATCTTTGAAATGTTGTCATACGAAATTCTCCTTTAATCCCCGAAAGCAGTAATGAAGAAGAAGGattttgaatgaaaagaaagagctgtTTATGTAACTCCTAAGTTAAAACAAGTCTTCCTCTTGGAGCTGTAGTTCCTGTATTATGCTCAGTATGTAAATATTGCTCGAGTTTTGCCTAAATACCTCTTTCAATACTAAAACTTACACTTTGGCCTCTATATTTTCCTTGTATGATTCTTATCCCCTTTTACATGGCTTTGGCTTTGCTTCTTCTCATACCTGATACACCAGCTACAAAGAGCAATCAGCCCTAGTCAATACTCTGATAGGATCATTCACAATCTCAGTCATCAGGATTTGGAGAAATGCTGTAAAAGCGATGACTAAGACAGGGAAACCTCCAGCATGGATATATGCCTCACCACAGGTTCACCAGTATCGACTCTTTATGcttaataacaacaataaagaGCTCCTTCTTCAGAGCTTAACTAGTATTGGCAAGGATTAGAATTTCTGACTTCCTATCAAGTTCTAGAGAATCTGAGCAGTGTAACTGCATTTGGGAACCTGGTTGTAGCTTcatgttttaatagaaaattactTATAAGAGGAGGTTTCTAACTTAACCATATTAGATTCCAGGGTCTCATGCTGAGCCCTAATGTACCATTTCCCCTACTTGTTCCATCAATCACATCCCAGAATTTTTCCTGATgtatcaaaaaaaacccaacaactggAATGACAATGCTGTTACACTTTACTGTATTTGAAAATGGTTTCCATTGTCCATACACTGTATGCATTTGTGATTCTTTCATACCAGACACTGaataattacagtattttctcaGTACTGAcctgcactctgctgctgtGGAATCTGAGTCTGATGTGGCAGgttcctacagaaaaaaacacaattgAATATCTTTAATGCTTCTGCACAAAGTCTGAAGTATATTATACATGAAAGTTTAGtatttaaacttcattttttgtttatgAAGCAATAACTCATTTTCACTACCTAAAGAGAGTTGTCAAAAGGCCAGCCAAGTCAATGACAGCAAAAGAACTAGTGTTATGGGGTAGTTCCTATTATTCCACTTGACAACTAGGTTCAAAGGCTCAGACTTGGTGAAATAGAGGTAATGAGTCACTGCAGGTTTCTGACATTATGCAAAGGTTGTTTTCTGTAAGTGATGGTCACAGAAAAGGTGAGAGTATTTGCAACTTAATTACTACCTGTGGAATGAATGAATGGTCAGCTAGTTTTACACACTGGACCACTTCACTCATCAAGGCAAAGTTACATTTTTGTGTCCCGCCGAAGTGTCTATTTTAACAGCTACCAGATATTGTTTGTACAGAAAGGAATTAGGGGTAGGAATTATGGGTGAAGCAGATAAATACTTTACTCAAGAAAGCCTTTGGAATCCCGGTCATAAAAAAATTGCCATTCTGAATAGAGAGGAAACTGTAAAAGACAGGGTAGAGCACTTCACAGCAGTGGTACAAAGGATCATTTACACAGCTGTACTTCCCCTTCCCGTAGCATTTAGCTTTGGGACAGGGAGAGGAAAATATTCTTCTAGCACGCACCTATATTATGAAGAGAATTCAGGGCAAGCACGTGTAAACTAGCACTAAGTTAGTGCTGGCACTGGACAAGTATCACTGAGGCTGTGCAGGCCTGCCAGCTGAGGAGCTACCGACCAGAGCTGGTGCCATAGCACAGCACTGGAAAGCAACGCCAACTACATCTGAGACTATTGCCTCACATCTGCTCAAATCCAAACAccaaacatttcctttccaaaccaaacctttctagaaattcttttttttttaattacagcacCACCAACCTGTCTGGATTAGAGCACATGCAGAGCTCTAGGGGGTCTGTCTCAATAGTTCTCTTCAGTTGCTGATAAATGGACTTTAAGGAATTGAAATGAGTGTTTCTGGTTTCTGTCTTGGAGAAAGGCTGGCAACGATGGAAACAGCTGAGAGCTCTGAGCGTTTTCACTGGCAAGTCTGTATTTATTATCTGTGTAATGGAATATGCTCTTCTGTTCAATGCTAACATTGCAAACATAAATCCTGGGTGACAGGTACATGACTAACTACTTACAAAGTCTGGATCCATTTTCAGGTATGAAACTACCACCAACCCAGTGGTAGTTTTATACTAGGACTACAGAGACACGGGTTAAGAAGCAGTgtctaaaataaaacagttttaattGATTCCTCTGTCAAAAGTAGTTTTCCTccaaaatatgcagaaatataACTGTTCCACACAAAACTTCTTGCCAAGTCTGCAGACTGAAACCCAGCTGTTTAATTTTATAACAGAAggcctttctttctgcttgaaaTGCAAATATCAGAGCAATCTTGAACTAGAGAGTCATTACTGATACTTCCATAATAAACACATTTCAGATGACAAGCACTGGAATCCATAGTTAAATCATGGAACATAGTATTAAGGAATAAAATAACCCTAAATACTTACTGCTGTGTTTGCATCAGTGGCATACTGGTGTTATCATAGCTGTCTGTGTGAAGGGGGGGTACAATCTCACCAGTAACTGGGTGGAACACTGGAAGCGTGGAAAGAGGCCATGCTATCTCTCTATTTTTAGACATGTCACGAAGCTCTTTGGTTGATTTCTGTATAGCACTATGGTGGACCAACTGGATGCTatgtcaaaaggaaataaaacattaaatacataTTGTAAGTGCTCTATCAAAATGGACAGACTtttacaattattatttttgttaaaaatacaagGACTTTGATGCATGCTACAGACTCTCTAGTGCAGCAATTACAGTAAACCCTTACACAGTTAATTTAATCAATATtggatttatttaatttttaaagcagtaattATTCCATTAGATTTCACTGTCTGGATAGGTATTTTTATAGAATCCAAGACTGTGCAATTTATGGCTAATGTTCCATTTATTTGCTGCAGTTAAAATAAGTTTTGGTTAACTCCTGATTATTGTGGTAGATTTGTAACTCATAGATTAGTTTTAAAACACTTCATAGTATAGGCACTGGATACCTTCCAGGCTATTTGTCCTCCTGTCCACTGCCTTTAAGATATAGGCTGGGAAGTCCAATGACCAGAAGTATAAATTATGTATTATCATATTTATTCTAACAGCACTATTTACTTTTGAATTGACAGTTAATTTCAAACCCTTTTTATTCTGGTCTTCTACTCTTGCCAagactgttttaaaagcagctttcacATTTATGAATTAAACCATGGATTAGAGAGAATGGAAGAAGATTATGACACACATGTATGAAGCATGACAAGCTACTGAGAATGGAAATTAaatggtaaaagaaaaataacaggaaagaaGACACTTACTCTGGTGTTTGcatgtttctcttttccctaaaaacaaaacaaaatttatgAATTAAATAATAGCATTGATAGTTGGAACATTAAATCTGTCTGATGATGAAAATAGTACATGATATAGAAATGCTGACAAGGTTATTGCTAAATGCAACTTGGCAGCATTTGCAGCTGGGTTTATGGTGAGGCCTTGATGAACATACATAGAGAGATGCAATACTGgtgacagacagacacacacagacgtatacacagagaaatgaaaatgcaagttAAAGAACAAGCTTCTGGCTAAAATAAATTGTGTGACAAAATGAAATTGTAGTTTGTGTAAGAAATGGCAAGAATTACGttatttgctgctttccttttatgtgtttttcttttagaatatGTCTAAATTCAGTTCATTTCCTCAACCAAATCTATTTTATAGAAGTTAGCATTTTAGAAATTACTTAATATTGTCCTGAACCAACAATCCtttattagtattttatttgtttggggcATTTTGGAGAGTTGTGCACGATTCTGGGGAGTTTTGTGTGTATGTTGAGATTTTTAACCCTTTCAACTAAACAACTAAAGGCCCTATATCCACTCTCGTGGAAATTACTGTACGTGTTTAGATGAGGAATAGTTCAGTATTTCAGGTAGGTATCTCTTGGcctgttttaaatgtttttaatgaacTGAATGGAATTCTTCTAACAAACTTCTGTGCATTATAACCTTAGAAAAATCCATAATTACTTATTAGTCTGTTAAAGTACTCACACTCCTTCCCGTCGGCAGCACATGATATAGGCCAGTATTAGGAAAAGCACCAGTGCTATTGCCGAGGGCACTGCCAGTGTAATTAGGAAATCCGAGTAATAgtctctgcttttcagtgtaTCAGAAGGTGGCTTGTATTCTCCACCATCAGGCAATATCCCTTCTCCACGAATCACTTCCTGAAAGGTGGAAACTTGCTTTGTATTGTCAACCTGAtaaccaggagaaaaaaaaaagaaggaaaaaaaaatgcaattaggTAACAAAGTAAGAGAAGGTAAAAGCAGACAGTGTTTAACCAACCATCCAATAAAAAAGAATCTGTATTACACACTGGACAAATTCTATACAATTTCATCcaacaatttctttttaaacaataaaagCTTACATTTTGCTGAAAGCTTCTCACCAATGCAGTAACACTGTAATATTACTACTTTATTTTTTGCCTACCAAATATGCTGGTTTTAAAGATAAACTACAAATAGTACTTGAGTAAAAATTcagtaaacatttttattgtaaattGATTATTTGATATGGATTTCTTTTTGATTACTTCAACCATTCTGACTAGTCTTCCTTAATAACAATACTGCCCTCTTTTGTATGAAGGTGGTAGAGATGAAGAGTGGAGTACCTatgattttcttcctccttccctcacatCCAGAGCtcaaaagaaggaagaggccTGAACTGAGTGCTGAGGACTGAGCAGCTCCATTGCCTCACCCACCCACCTGATGCAGGAAGCACCACAATGGAAGAGCCAGAGTTCCAAGGTTTTTCTACCTCCTAATTAAACTAACTTCCAAAGGAAGCTGCATTTGGggtcacaaataatttttgatttattttttatatctaaTGTTCCTAGAAATAcaaccctttttttttgctactgaaTTTCCCATATTTGGGCATTTAATTTACTGCCTTTCATACATGACTTTTCAATTTTCTACCTTCATTTTCTTGTTATCTTCATGTCAGTATGACATGGCACCTAAACAAGTAACAAGTTCAAGAAGAATGGGTTATAGGCTGCTGCAGAAAACGATGGTTCTCCGAGAGTCTGTTTCTGTTATCTATGGCTGTTTCTCCAATTTCTGAGGACCTTTCTGAATTCTGTCCTGTCCTTTAACGTACCTGCAAATCCTTCCAGTTTCATGGGGGCTACAAATGTAATAAGTGCATTCCATCTAATAAGTGCATTCCATACTAATGAAGAATGGCAAGGAATTCCTAATAATTCTACTATGATTATGGCTACGCAACCAGATCTCCACTAGATCCTAGCATGAAGCTAGGCCATGTTCCTGAGTTTGCTTATGAGACAGTATCAAAAAACCTCATCAAAAAGAAGCTACATCTGCTGCTGCACCTCTGTCCTACTTCTCTCTTGTAGGAGGAAATCAAAGACTTGACACAGTTTGCTCCTGACAAAGACTGACTGCCTTCTATTACTTTTCAGGTGCTGGGAAGTACTGCTGAGTCTACAGGTACCTTTTGCAATTTCCCAACAGAAAACCagtaaacagcaaaaaaattgattttttttttaacaagtatTTTCCAACTTTCTAGCAGCTTTCCTATTTAAAAGTGAATAGAAAAGAAAGGGCTGGAAGTTATCTGATAAATTTTATGTATAAATACTTTTTCTCATACTCAGTATGTTTTTTCAGTTGTACAAAAGCCTCCCTTTCAGGTTCCTCTTGGGTAATgtctgaagcagctcagcaaTCATCTAAGTCTACTTTATGTACTTTCCCCATCTTTGCTCAAACTTATCTGCAATGTTCTCTTCCAAtactgtaaaatgttttgatcTTCCTCACCAGAACTAAAGGAAAATAACCTTAAAAAGCCTCTCTGGGTGTTATACTCCTCCCATGGCAAATAGCCTAGTGTTCCGTTAtcatttttcttgtatttgacCAAGAAGAATGTCAccatttattttgatttcattagtcaacagtattttctttccttttcctgcttcatttttaacattaaacaCATTTAGACAATATTTCAGAGAGATTTTTTTAACAGCATAGAAATGCTATTTAAGTGGTCAGTGCTGTAGACTCAGTATTTgagaaaacaatatatatatatatatacacatatagacACACACTTTTTAGCAATGCAAGTGTAACTACAGTATTAGCACACTGAATTAATGAACTACACCTACCTAAATGATTCACTTCTGTAAACTCTAGCGTTCTCTGGCCATTTATATAAATCACTATTAGCGAAAACTAATATGGCAGTTGCACTGGTGCTCAAGTCTAATAGAATTTAGCCTACATAGCAGAATCCTGTCACTATTTCAAGAGTGTCTGCTAGATTGAAAATAATGTCAGTCATAATGAAGAATAATTTGGCAGGGTTTTCTGGCCAGGCTGGCAAAACTCTTACCTTAATTATAGTCACATAAAATATTGCACTcctataaatataattttcatgcaataataaaataactCACCAGAGAGATTTTACACCAGTCAATATGGAATTGAGTACGAAATTTTTTATCACAGGTTATTACAGGCTCCATTTCTTGACTGCATCTCAGCTGATTTTGTGGGTTTTCCACTTCTCGTAAGCATGAGGAGAATGGAACATCTGCCCCAACCATAACATACACACTGCAGAGAGAGATGAAAGGACAAGCTGTCAGGATACCTCTCACAACTCCCCAGAGGAGTTGTTCATTGTTACAAATCACAACTGGAAATAGTGCATTCCTGCAGTTTACACTCAGTGACCAAAATTCCTCCAATACCTCAGCTTAGCACTTTCCACAGTGCTCCTGAAACACGTAACTAAATTTCACTAGGTAAGAGCACAGCTACAAATGACACTGTTACACGTTAAATGCTCTTAGAAATCTCTCTTTGTAATCTATGCTTTATCACacctttgttttgaaaagcatgCCAAACAACTGCTCAGAAATAAGACTGGAATTAGAAATAAGCATATTTACTACCAACTGTTTGATAATTAATGGAATTTATTAGTATTCCTTGGATTGTAAAATCAATATATAGGAACTGCTGAAATGGTATCTAACACAATAAACCCATGATATATCAGGGGCTCAGAACATCAGTAAATTTTTCGTATCTAATTCCAAAGCATAAAACAGTAATTGCAAAGTTTCTAGAAAACCTGGTAGAAATATTAAGCTTTTCAGTAcgaaaaaacaaaagaaaagaaaaaaaaagagtaaaggaAAAGCATTACATTGACACATGTGCTTACCCCTCTTTCATGTCATTAATGGGAAGTGGAACTCTCCCTCCTCTGTCGAGGGCTGAAGTAATGTTTATGGCATTCAAACGTTCTGGCTGCCATACATTTTTCACTGCTCCAAGAAAGTCACCAAGAACTTCACTTGCTAACATTTCTTCTACATTCATATTCCGTATGAAGAACTCCGCTTGATATGGTAAAGGAAAATCTAGTTGTGATGAAAAAGGAAGAGTTTTGCCTTAAACAAAGGCTCCATAACAAAGAATTTGAAGTCATGATTAACATAATACCATCTTAAGACTGATTAATGTTTCCAAAAATCTTCTATTTGAACTAGCTCATTCTGAACCTGATGTGATTGCAGTTAATTAAACACTACAATTAGCTATTACATAAGGTAAAAACCattggctatttctaaaacaccTGCGAGATGAAGGAGCAGGCTAGAGGAGGAGTCTCAGCTGGCAAATCTTTATTACACAGGTAACATTActatttttaatagcattacTATTATTACTCATGCTAACTGGGGGGTCAAAATTGATCTGCAGCAACAATGGAGTCCAACCTGCAATACTCCAGACTGTAAATATAGAAACATGATGAAAGGGGGAGAATCAAATTTATAAAAGGCAAATGGACTTCAATACTGACTGAGGAATAACAGTCCTACCTGACAGAAATAATCTGGATAAAAGTAACAAATTGAATCAAAACAGGGGAAACCCTTTACTCCCCTTTTGTGCCCCACATTTGGCTTGAACACAAAACAACTATTTCACAGGATTTTTTATCTTAAAAGAACATGAGCCCATGAGATGGATTCACTCATTCAGTTCAAAACACAACAAGCTGTCTTCTGTACATACCTTCTGCTGACATTATATTAATGATCAAATTATGCCTTGCTGTCTCAAAGGTACGCCTGTTATATGCAGTGATCTAGAGTGGAAAAGATACAATTGCAAAACAACAATACAGGTATGAAAATCAGCTAAATGAAACatcaatgaaaaatacattgatAATTTAGAAATACCaccttttaaatgctttgccCCCTTATACTGAAATGTATAagcattcattcattcattaatATAGAATTTGAGAGGTAAGATCAATTTATTTGATGCAGTACTACCTTCAAGTCAGGACACTGGAATTTTCTCAGTCTATAGCCAAATACAGTTATGCAAGGCATAAATGTGAAGATAATGTATTCTGATATACAcatgtattctttcttttccgCTGTCTTTAAAAGCAATCATAAACAGCAATgctgaaactagatgatcttaaggtcctttccaaccctaattattctatgatttccctGAAAGGTGGTAAACCCTTCataaaacaaactgaaagaGACTTAACTTTCTGCCTTATTTTAGGCTTTAGTTCATTTATTCCAAGGACAAAGGAGAGGCAGAGAAGTGGCCAGTGACAGAACTATGTTGCTCCAAACAAAAATAGATGTTTATTGTTATAGATGTTTAAATCTTCTaagaaatttaaatgaaaaggaaaaatgcccTGGAATATCTTCTGCAGATTCATTTTAAGTGTAGAAAGAAAAGCTTACATCACACAATTACATCTTACATaatgtaacatttttcttataaaattaatagaaaataaattcctgaaaattatttaaaaatatttttttccaatccTGGAttctattaatttttcaaaagcttGTTTCAACAGAAGTTTAAACCTTACTACTTAGAAAACCTAACTCTCTGGTTGTACAAGCTCTATACAGGAATGCAGCAGTACCCCCTTGGCATCTGCACTCCAAAAGTTGCCACTGTGGCCCATGCACACGTACCTAGTGACAGTGGTGGAGAGTGAATGAATATTCAGTACAGAGGCAGACACAAACCAACTTCATGCAGATCTCAAAAAAGCCTGTGCTCAGGAACATTACCTGCTCTACTGCAGTGCTATGCATCATCTTAGGCTTTTCTAATTATGAGGCTTCCTCCAATTAACTGACCTACCCATAACATCACCTTAGGAATTAGGCTAGGAATTTACAACCATTCCTATAAGGAAGCGGATCAAATGCAATCTGCCCTCCTCACATACTatacaattaattaaaaaaattcaaaagccACATCCAAGAGTGGGACCACAAAGAATTAATTTAGATGCTAGGCAAAATTTAGTTCAAATATAGACTTTGGGTCACGCTTGGAATGGAGTTCTAAAGATCTTAGAATCTGAAACcaaatgccatttaaaaaagGGCAATTTTAAATAATAGTTTTCTCTAAGCAGAGTCTGCAAGTACTTCTGCACATGATTAATTATACAGATGTGATTAGCCCTGCTGAAATCAAAACTGAATCATGTATATAAAATTAAGCATAGGTGACATTACCTACAGTATAACTCAACATTTAGAGATGTCattcttgaggaaaaaaaatatatcaaaggccatttaggaaaaaatccccacaaactCATGAAGGGTTTAAGACAAATGTATTGCTGAAGCAGCAAAATGGCTAAAGAAAGTTAATGTGCAGGTTTCTCCTTAACACTGTGAACCATACAGTGTCTGATTCGTCTGCTTTAACATACATGGCAGAAAATGCAGTTCCTTATCTCTTGCAATTGCTGCTCAATTAATAATCAGTGCTTTTAAATACAGGGATAGCtaatagtaaaaaataaaatagcaggtTTTGTTATCGTTATGATTTTAAGAACAGAAGTACATACCTGTAAGTGCTAATTAAAATTTGTCAGTAAACATGAATAATGAACAAGGGAATATTTGATTAGAAAATCATTTactgaaagaacaaacaaacacctGCTTATTGACTGAATACTATTTTTTCACTGGGGAAAAGTCTAAACGATATTTAGGATAGAATGTTACAAAGTTCAGAATTCTATTACTCTTCAAGCACAGTGGTTTGCAAAGTTTTTTGCCCTGTATTTTGTATAAAACTTTAATATATTCAGAATTTACTGAAATGAACTGCCTCTTAGAAAGTGAAGGGCAAGAATcaaggtttagattagatataaggaagaagttctttactgtgagggtgctgaacaacaggttgtccagagaagctgtgtccaccccatccctggcagcactcaaggccaggttggttaggtctttgagcaacctggtctagtggaaggtgctgctgcccatggcagggagctgcaaTCAGGTGCTCTTTAAAGGCCCTTCCtactcaaaccattctatgaatcaaAAGGTATTGCATTTAGGAATATTAAGCTTAACTGGTCATTGCTATTTGCTAGTTATACCTTAAAACATGAAATGTCACACAACTTGGCTTCCTCTCAGTAATGGCACCTATTGGTACCCACTAATAatggtatttaaaagaaaatgttaacatCACAAGTCCCTGCTCtatattttttcaattattGTAATTAGCTTATCAAAACTAAGAGGCAACACTTGTTGGCACTTCTGAACCTTACACTCTAAACCAAAATACATCTGGTtgaaattttgaaagaaaatacctCAATGATGGTTGGTTTGCCCACATTTTCTACAGTTGGTGAGCCATACAGCACTCCATCACTGTATGGTGTCCTCTGTATATAGCGTAGCCATCCAGGTCTGTCAGGGTAACCCATTAAATTGGTATTAAATGTTATAGGATCATTACTTATTTCACCTAGATAAAAAAAGATGTATTAGaatatttaatagaaaatgCAATATGCTTTGATTTTGATGTTTCCACTAGAAAGTCTTATCCTATGTTTTCTAAacctttccaaaacaaaaaaaaagaattaaaaaaaaaggaaagaaaattactaaCATTTACCATGTCAGAAATTTGTGAACTCCTACTTAGCACTTGTTAGTAATATGAAATTAATATCTGAGAAGTGTAACCAACTGCAGAGATGAATGTACTGGTACTTCATAGTCTTGGCTAACTTAATGCTCATTTTTATTAACTAGTAGGTCTGATTTTCAGAGTTCAGTTCTCACCTAGAATTGAAGCATCTACCCTCCTTACTGACAAAAGCCCAAAGGTCTCAGTACTTTAACTGCCCaaactttcttttatttatgtttttaatgatGGCTCCAGGGACCCAACGTACCTGGGAGGGCTTAATGTAAAAAGCAGTTGTGTAATCATCAGTGCCCAAAAGCTTCCGTTAGCATCAGGACATACACACAGGTCTTCAGCACTAACAGCCTGACAGcagtttttcttcagagaagaaataaattcaaaaaAGGACCTGCAAAATTGATCCACTGATGGCTACTAAATACAATGGTCCAGATGCAACCTCTAAAAGCCCCTTGGATCAAACTAGTACAACAGGTCTTGTGGTTCTTAACGATATTCTTACAAATGTCTGGCTATGTCTTCAGTTTATTTTAGCTTTGGAAGTGAAGTCAAACATGCCTAAGTGCTACCAGATCCTCACCATTGAGGCATAAGCACTGTCCAGCTGAGGCACAGAATTCAGCAAATGCGTTCTGAGCCTGCGCAGTGCAAGTGTCTGTGCTCCTCCAAATTAgcttagaaaaggaaacagcagcCATCATAGGTCAACTGACAAGAGAACGTAACAGGCAGGCTGGCACAGAAGGCAGAAATTGAGCCCAATGAAGAAAGGAATGTCTGTCACCTCTAGAGAGGAGCAAAGAGACTGTGACCTGCTGCCAAAGGGTAACTAGTTTTCAGGTACATGTTTACACACTGGGCTGTGGGTAAGAGGGACCACCACATAAAACCATCACCAGGGTGCCATACAACTTCCCTTGCAGTTCTAATGGGACATCCCAGCAACCTACCCTATTTCATT of the Melopsittacus undulatus isolate bMelUnd1 chromosome 1, bMelUnd1.mat.Z, whole genome shotgun sequence genome contains:
- the SGCE gene encoding LOW QUALITY PROTEIN: epsilon-sarcoglycan (The sequence of the model RefSeq protein was modified relative to this genomic sequence to represent the inferred CDS: inserted 2 bases in 1 codon) produces the protein MPRGAAALPGDRRRGGAGRMLRPPRGEAAAGQGAALRXVRRMWRQRWRQQRQEERGAMRYCAPGPWPHGGGALTTLLLTAFLLSSADGNSGTVNWTTKQAHSYIISRIKAVEKNGEISNDPITFNTNLMGYPDRPGWLRYIQRTPYSDGVLYGSPTVENVGKPTIIEITAYNRRTFETARHNLIINIMSAEDFPLPYQAEFFIRNMNVEEMLASEVLGDFLGAVKNVWQPERLNAINITSALDRGGRVPLPINDMKEGVYVMVGADVPFSSCLREVENPQNQLRCSQEMEPVITCDKKFRTQFHIDWCKISLVDNTKQVSTFQEVIRGEGILPDGGEYKPPSDTLKSRDYYSDFLITLAVPSAIALVLFLILAYIMCCRREGVEKRNMQTPDIQLVHHSAIQKSTKELRDMSKNREIAWPLSTLPVFHPVTGEIVPPLHTDSYDNTSMPLMQTQQNLPHQTQIPQQQSAGKWYS